A window of Candidatus Pantoea floridensis contains these coding sequences:
- a CDS encoding diguanylate phosphodiesterase — MLTTIIYRSHLHDHVPIKTLEDMVAKANSKNKNFDVTGILLFDGLHFFQLLEGPRDAVQGIYQRICQDARHHNLVELMHDFAPERRFGKVGMELFDLREHDKDTVLQAVLDKGTSRYQLTYKDRALQFLRTFVVARDKENYFEIPPANTWEFIADEADATELIDFADTLQDCRFAFQPIIDPFARRVTSYEALIRTPTGGSPQEYFSAFGGDAIYHADIQSKSLAFKLAYHLGIGDHRLSVNLLPMSLVAVPNAVDFLLEEIEASGLIPQQIIVEVTENEIISRSDEFAAEVRKLKAAGISLALDDFGAGFAGLSLLSKFQPDKIKIDREIIRDVHKSGPKQAIMHAIIKCCASLEIAVIAEGVEQAEEWMWLEAAGISQFQGFLFAYPLLNGFPSVAWPEIK, encoded by the coding sequence ATGCTTACCACGATAATTTATCGCAGTCATTTGCACGATCACGTGCCGATCAAAACGCTCGAAGATATGGTTGCTAAAGCCAACAGTAAAAACAAAAACTTCGATGTCACCGGCATTTTGTTATTTGATGGCCTGCATTTTTTCCAGCTGCTGGAGGGGCCACGTGACGCCGTGCAGGGCATTTATCAGCGTATTTGCCAGGATGCGCGCCATCATAATCTTGTCGAGTTGATGCATGACTTCGCCCCAGAGCGCCGTTTTGGCAAGGTAGGGATGGAGTTGTTTGATCTGCGCGAACATGACAAAGATACCGTGCTGCAAGCGGTGCTGGATAAAGGCACCTCCCGTTATCAGCTGACCTACAAAGATCGCGCGCTGCAGTTCTTGCGAACCTTCGTAGTGGCGCGTGATAAAGAGAACTATTTTGAAATTCCCCCGGCCAATACCTGGGAATTTATTGCCGATGAAGCCGATGCAACGGAGCTCATCGATTTTGCTGATACCTTGCAGGATTGTCGTTTTGCGTTTCAACCAATTATCGATCCCTTTGCCCGGCGCGTAACCTCTTACGAAGCACTGATCCGCACCCCGACCGGCGGCTCTCCGCAGGAGTATTTTTCCGCCTTCGGGGGCGACGCCATTTACCATGCGGATATTCAATCCAAAAGCCTGGCGTTTAAGCTGGCCTATCACTTGGGTATCGGCGATCACCGTTTGTCGGTAAATCTCTTGCCGATGTCGCTGGTGGCGGTGCCCAATGCAGTGGATTTCCTGCTGGAAGAGATTGAAGCGAGTGGATTAATTCCCCAGCAGATTATTGTGGAAGTGACCGAAAACGAGATCATTTCACGCTCCGATGAATTCGCTGCTGAAGTCAGAAAGCTTAAGGCGGCGGGTATCAGTCTGGCGCTGGATGATTTTGGTGCGGGCTTTGCCGGCTTGTCGCTGTTATCAAAATTCCAGCCGGACAAGATTAAAATCGATCGGGAAATTATTCGTGATGTCCATAAAAGCGGCCCCAAACAGGCCATTATGCACGCGATCATTAAGTGCTGCGCGTCACTGGAGATTGCGGTGATTGCCGAAGGCGTTGAGCAAGCAGAAGAGTGGATGTGGCTGGAAGCTGCGGGCATTAGCCAGTTCCAGGGTTTCCTGTTTGCCTATCCGCTGTTGAATGGATTCCCGTCCGTGGCGTGGCCGGAAATTAAATAA
- a CDS encoding S24 family peptidase, whose product MMKKESSGERIRARRKALQLTQQTLAKGIGVSHVAVSQWEKEETVPRGENLLRLAEWLQCTAAWIIDGDGEVFTAAPRRAPVTAVPLISLAQASEWLSEARLLLQQQATHFLYREATLSDAALAVTVEDQSMLPDYRPGDALIFDPQVAPQPGDAVLALVDGVAMVRFYRLQTQQHDEKTFALRPANDDFPHLHTATSRLEIIGTLMELRRYRSR is encoded by the coding sequence ATGATGAAAAAAGAATCATCCGGTGAACGCATCCGGGCACGACGTAAAGCACTGCAACTGACCCAGCAAACCCTGGCGAAAGGGATCGGGGTGTCGCATGTCGCGGTATCGCAGTGGGAAAAGGAGGAAACCGTGCCGCGCGGTGAAAATTTGCTGCGCCTGGCGGAATGGCTGCAATGCACGGCAGCGTGGATCATTGATGGCGATGGCGAGGTGTTTACCGCTGCGCCCAGGCGCGCGCCGGTGACCGCGGTGCCATTAATTAGTCTTGCGCAAGCGTCGGAATGGTTGAGTGAAGCGCGCCTGCTGTTACAGCAGCAGGCCACACATTTTCTCTATCGGGAAGCAACGCTGAGCGATGCGGCGCTGGCGGTGACGGTGGAAGATCAGTCGATGCTGCCCGACTACCGGCCCGGGGACGCCTTAATCTTTGATCCACAGGTTGCGCCACAGCCTGGAGATGCGGTGCTGGCGTTAGTGGATGGCGTGGCAATGGTGCGTTTTTATCGCCTGCAAACGCAGCAGCATGACGAGAAAACGTTCGCGCTGCGCCCGGCTAATGACGATTTCCCGCACCTGCACACAGCAACATCCAGGCTGGAAATTATTGGCACGCTAATGGAATTGCGGCGATACCGCAGCCGTTAA
- a CDS encoding DinI-like family protein — translation MFVELIYDKRNVAGLPGAREMILQELEKRVQRVFPDIEVRVKPMERNAIDTDMSKNDKATIARIVEEMFDEAEMWLVAD, via the coding sequence ATGTTTGTGGAGCTGATTTACGATAAGCGCAATGTGGCCGGTTTACCGGGTGCACGCGAGATGATTTTGCAGGAGTTGGAAAAGCGTGTACAGCGCGTCTTTCCGGATATTGAGGTACGCGTCAAACCAATGGAGCGTAATGCGATTGATACCGATATGAGTAAGAACGACAAAGCAACGATTGCGCGGATTGTTGAAGAGATGTTCGATGAAGCGGAGATGTGGCTGGTGGCCGATTAG
- the iraP gene encoding anti-adapter protein IraP, which translates to MRQLVIDILLKMAKMDVEAKELVAQVEAQSLLIAALLIQAKEDNSLTISETVQDAIVTASRASQEFLQSDVDLLLTHVNRLLAVASYIEVKGIEREG; encoded by the coding sequence ATGCGCCAACTGGTTATCGATATCTTGCTGAAAATGGCAAAAATGGATGTGGAAGCAAAAGAGCTGGTGGCGCAGGTTGAGGCGCAGTCACTGCTGATTGCCGCACTGCTAATTCAGGCAAAAGAGGATAATTCACTCACCATTTCCGAGACAGTGCAGGATGCAATTGTTACGGCATCACGCGCGTCGCAGGAGTTTTTACAGTCGGATGTTGATCTGCTGCTCACGCACGTCAATCGTCTTTTGGCAGTGGCGAGTTATATTGAAGTCAAAGGGATAGAGCGAGAAGGGTAA
- a CDS encoding DUF6388 family protein translates to MKTPEEYYAQARTMFFAAHPDFQAALDELTESDAQQASLSLADLRAWHAERIYAAFLRQKKLDGMLFSIQLAEPDKAVAADAIEKYLKSHAEALGMTWEAFCIKNEL, encoded by the coding sequence ATGAAAACCCCAGAAGAGTATTACGCTCAGGCACGCACCATGTTTTTCGCCGCCCATCCCGATTTCCAGGCCGCCCTGGATGAACTTACCGAGAGTGATGCGCAGCAGGCGAGCCTGTCATTAGCCGATTTACGCGCGTGGCATGCTGAACGAATTTACGCGGCGTTTTTACGTCAGAAGAAGCTGGACGGCATGCTTTTTTCTATTCAGCTGGCTGAGCCAGACAAAGCAGTGGCGGCGGATGCCATTGAAAAGTATCTAAAATCTCACGCGGAAGCGTTAGGCATGACGTGGGAAGCGTTCTGCATTAAAAACGAGCTTTAA
- a CDS encoding ABC transporter substrate-binding protein, with translation MRKLLATLLALPLLSHAATTLNIATIANGDMTIMQQLSSRYEQEHPDIKLQWHVMDDGALRQAVLSAMNSGQAQFDVITVGTYEAPLWGEKGWLAPLNTLPADYDSDDLIAPVRKALSWQQTLYALPFYGESSMTYYRKDLFAEKGLTMPDNPDWTDIKRFAAKLTDAQKGIYGLCLRGQPGWGDNVALLTTMANAYGAQWFDENWQPTLNSPEWREVLGDYLQMVKQDGPPDTVKNSFGQILRLTAQGKCAMWIDSTVAAGLLVNPQISLVADKLAFAPAPGGITRNGSNWLWSWALAVPANTPNRDAAIAFISWATSKQYIQQVADTVGWGAVPPGSRNSTYQQDRYQRLAPYAAQVRAAIDSATVEQPTLNPVPYQGVQYVSIPGFDQMGNAVGQNMADMLSGKLTLDETLEKNQQDVTRLYQQRH, from the coding sequence ATGCGTAAACTTCTCGCCACGCTGCTGGCGTTGCCGCTGTTGAGCCACGCGGCCACCACGCTGAACATCGCCACCATCGCTAACGGCGATATGACGATAATGCAGCAGCTATCATCACGTTACGAACAGGAACATCCTGATATCAAACTGCAGTGGCACGTCATGGACGATGGCGCGCTGCGTCAGGCGGTGCTGTCGGCGATGAACAGCGGCCAGGCGCAGTTTGATGTCATCACCGTTGGCACCTATGAAGCGCCGCTCTGGGGTGAAAAAGGCTGGCTGGCGCCGCTGAATACGTTGCCGGCAGACTATGACAGCGATGATCTGATTGCCCCGGTGCGCAAAGCCCTGTCATGGCAGCAGACGCTGTATGCCCTGCCGTTTTACGGTGAAAGCAGCATGACCTACTACCGCAAAGACCTGTTTGCGGAGAAAGGCTTAACCATGCCTGACAATCCCGACTGGACCGATATTAAACGCTTCGCCGCCAAACTCACCGATGCGCAGAAAGGCATTTATGGCCTGTGTCTGCGTGGTCAGCCGGGATGGGGAGACAACGTGGCGCTGCTCACCACCATGGCCAACGCCTACGGCGCGCAGTGGTTCGATGAGAACTGGCAACCCACGCTGAATTCCCCGGAGTGGCGTGAAGTGCTGGGTGATTATCTGCAAATGGTGAAGCAGGATGGGCCGCCAGACACGGTAAAGAACAGTTTCGGTCAGATACTGCGTCTGACGGCGCAGGGTAAGTGCGCGATGTGGATCGACAGTACGGTGGCCGCAGGTTTGCTGGTCAATCCTCAGATCTCACTGGTGGCGGATAAGCTGGCCTTTGCGCCTGCGCCTGGCGGTATTACGCGTAACGGCTCGAACTGGTTGTGGTCGTGGGCGCTGGCAGTACCGGCCAATACCCCGAATCGTGACGCGGCCATCGCCTTTATTAGTTGGGCAACCTCAAAACAGTACATCCAGCAGGTGGCCGATACCGTTGGCTGGGGCGCAGTGCCACCGGGCAGTCGCAATTCAACCTATCAGCAAGACCGCTATCAGCGTTTGGCGCCCTACGCCGCGCAGGTGCGTGCAGCCATTGATTCGGCTACCGTGGAGCAACCCACGCTCAATCCGGTGCCGTATCAGGGCGTGCAGTACGTGAGCATTCCAGGATTTGACCAGATGGGCAATGCGGTTGGGCAGAACATGGCGGATATGCTGAGCGGCAAGTTGACGCTGGATGAGACGCTCGAGAAGAATCAGCAGGACGTTACGCGCCTTTATCAACAGCGGCATTGA
- a CDS encoding methyl-accepting chemotaxis protein, with amino-acid sequence MRLTLRARLTAIVGLLCILLIVAAIWGIIGLRAADQRAQNAYQNELLPLQYSSRLYRMVQEQSSTLFDALRYWTDSSEVEKRLARIAQYGEQIGKDRHTWQQLAFDAQTRPLSQQFITHLDGWQSALKDAGELLKSGNPSAALVVIETRLRSGSQLLQQDIDRLDALMRQHAELTYQQSNSDYQLARNSLIVILLGGLSVALVAGWLLIRSINRSIGQARELAESIAAGELNHDIGTVSRDEMGELMQSLLRMDVRLAEIVREVGESATALSDAARQMADGNDDLSERTHSQASSLEQTAASMEQMTATVKHNADNAAQANELAADVRHQAERGSSVLQDAVSAMAEIESSSKRIADINRVIDEIAFQTNLLALNAAVEAARAGEQGRGFAVVAAEVRQLAQRSAGAAHEIKALIDASVGKVEAGSALVQRSGAMLNDINLGVARVVDIVGEIAVASRHQSSGIEQVNTAVIQMDGATQQNASLVQEASAASQTVSEHAGLLVEKMSFFRLQQR; translated from the coding sequence ATGCGACTGACCCTTCGTGCGCGCTTAACCGCCATTGTCGGCCTGCTATGCATTTTACTGATTGTGGCCGCCATCTGGGGAATCATTGGCCTGCGCGCCGCCGACCAACGGGCGCAAAACGCCTACCAGAACGAATTATTACCGCTGCAATACTCCTCGCGCCTGTACCGCATGGTGCAGGAGCAATCCTCTACGCTATTTGATGCGCTGCGCTACTGGACCGACAGCAGCGAAGTGGAAAAACGCCTGGCGCGCATCGCGCAATACGGCGAGCAGATCGGCAAAGATCGCCACACCTGGCAACAGCTGGCGTTTGATGCGCAAACCAGGCCGCTGAGTCAGCAATTCATCACCCACCTCGACGGCTGGCAATCGGCGCTGAAAGACGCCGGCGAACTGCTGAAAAGCGGTAACCCTTCGGCGGCCTTAGTGGTGATTGAAACCCGCCTGCGCAGTGGTAGCCAGCTGCTCCAGCAGGATATTGATCGGCTGGATGCGCTGATGCGCCAGCATGCGGAACTCACCTACCAGCAAAGCAACAGCGATTACCAACTGGCGCGTAACAGCCTAATAGTTATCCTGCTCGGCGGGCTTAGCGTGGCGTTGGTCGCGGGCTGGCTGCTGATTCGCTCCATCAACCGTTCGATTGGCCAGGCGCGTGAGCTGGCCGAATCGATAGCCGCTGGGGAACTGAACCATGATATCGGCACCGTTTCGCGCGATGAGATGGGCGAACTGATGCAATCGTTACTGCGCATGGATGTGCGGCTGGCAGAGATTGTGCGTGAAGTGGGTGAAAGCGCCACGGCGCTCAGCGATGCGGCGCGCCAGATGGCCGACGGCAATGACGATCTCTCCGAACGTACCCATTCACAGGCCAGTTCGCTGGAGCAGACCGCCGCCAGCATGGAGCAGATGACCGCCACGGTGAAGCATAACGCCGATAACGCGGCGCAGGCCAACGAGCTGGCGGCCGACGTACGCCATCAGGCGGAACGCGGCAGCAGCGTGCTGCAAGATGCGGTGAGCGCAATGGCGGAGATTGAATCCTCCAGCAAGCGTATCGCAGATATTAACCGCGTGATCGATGAGATCGCCTTCCAGACCAACCTGCTGGCGCTGAATGCCGCCGTGGAAGCCGCGCGCGCGGGCGAACAGGGCCGTGGATTTGCCGTGGTGGCCGCCGAAGTGCGTCAGCTGGCGCAGCGATCGGCGGGAGCAGCGCATGAGATCAAAGCCCTGATCGATGCCAGCGTGGGGAAAGTTGAGGCGGGGAGCGCGCTGGTACAGCGCTCTGGCGCGATGTTGAATGATATCAATCTCGGCGTGGCGCGGGTGGTGGATATCGTCGGTGAAATCGCTGTCGCCAGCCGCCATCAATCCAGCGGTATCGAACAGGTGAATACCGCCGTGATCCAGATGGATGGCGCCACCCAGCAAAACGCCTCGCTGGTGCAGGAAGCCAGTGCCGCCAGCCAAACCGTCAGCGAACATGCTGGATTACTGGTGGAGAAGATGTCGTTCTTCCGCCTGCAACAGCGCTAA
- the yedD gene encoding lipoprotein YedD, whose translation MKKWTILAALALSGCAQISNYEEAVKTPAPQELQGNWQTAGPQSKLISKQAMGSLIIGAQGDTLDCRQWQRVIAKPGKLTRLDDEWVNVTRQVRVMPLVLENGELRYDGLRLRKVDRPTVECQQALEEVAKRPQEAVIQDIEPEIMRPVSVSSKPAQ comes from the coding sequence ATGAAAAAGTGGACGATACTGGCTGCGCTGGCGCTGAGTGGCTGTGCGCAAATCAGCAACTATGAAGAGGCCGTGAAAACCCCGGCACCGCAGGAACTGCAGGGCAACTGGCAAACCGCAGGCCCGCAGAGCAAGCTGATTAGCAAGCAGGCGATGGGTAGCCTGATTATTGGTGCGCAGGGCGATACGCTGGATTGCCGACAGTGGCAGCGCGTGATTGCCAAGCCGGGTAAATTGACGCGTCTGGACGATGAGTGGGTCAACGTGACGCGTCAGGTGCGCGTGATGCCGCTGGTGCTGGAGAACGGTGAGCTGCGTTACGATGGTTTGCGTCTGCGTAAGGTGGATCGCCCAACCGTTGAGTGCCAGCAGGCGCTGGAAGAAGTGGCAAAGCGGCCGCAAGAAGCGGTGATTCAGGATATCGAGCCAGAGATTATGCGCCCGGTTTCGGTGTCTTCTAAGCCGGCACAATAA
- the fliT gene encoding flagella biosynthesis regulatory protein FliT produces MNIAPPLITVYQQLLDLSHGMLRLAAEGEWDDLISKEVDYVSAVQRLAQTTEAAAPSRQLQEQLRPVLRHILDNESEVKRLLQLRMDELTQLVGQSSMQKSVMSAYGKQGSVYLPQG; encoded by the coding sequence ATGAATATTGCACCGCCACTGATCACCGTTTACCAACAGTTACTCGATCTCAGCCATGGAATGCTGCGTTTGGCAGCAGAAGGCGAATGGGATGATTTGATTAGCAAGGAAGTGGATTATGTCAGTGCGGTGCAAAGACTGGCGCAAACAACCGAAGCCGCCGCACCGTCGCGTCAGCTGCAAGAGCAGCTGCGTCCGGTGTTACGCCACATCCTTGATAATGAGAGCGAAGTTAAACGTCTGCTGCAACTGCGCATGGACGAGTTGACACAGCTAGTGGGGCAATCGTCGATGCAGAAATCGGTGATGAGCGCGTATGGTAAGCAAGGCAGCGTGTATTTGCCGCAGGGTTGA
- the fliS gene encoding flagellar export chaperone FliS — protein MYSATGTQAYAKIGVESSVMSANQQQLITLLFDGAISALVRARLFMQDNNIQGKGNSISKAINIIEGGLKQGLDEQSGDDLTDNLLGLYAYMVRRLVQANLRNDVEALEEVEGLLRNIADAWKEVVQPQNLQDAV, from the coding sequence ATGTACAGCGCTACAGGCACACAAGCCTACGCAAAAATTGGTGTCGAAAGCTCAGTGATGAGCGCCAACCAGCAGCAACTGATTACGCTGCTGTTCGACGGTGCGATCAGCGCCTTAGTGCGCGCGCGCCTGTTTATGCAGGACAACAATATCCAGGGAAAAGGTAACTCGATTTCCAAGGCCATTAACATCATCGAAGGCGGACTGAAACAGGGCCTCGATGAGCAATCAGGCGATGACCTGACCGATAACCTGTTAGGCCTTTACGCCTATATGGTTCGCCGTCTGGTACAGGCCAATCTGCGTAACGATGTGGAAGCCCTCGAAGAAGTTGAAGGCCTTTTGCGGAATATCGCTGATGCCTGGAAAGAAGTCGTACAACCTCAAAACCTTCAGGACGCCGTTTAA
- the fliD gene encoding flagellar filament capping protein FliD: MTTISTLGIGSGLDLSTILDNLSTAEKASLTPISNQQSAYTAKLSAYGTLSSALTTFQSANTALNSADLFTATSATSSSSAFSATTSGSTIAGKYSISVTQLAQAQTLTSGVQSSNTTALGSSDASRTLSIKLSDGTSKDITLTSDQTSLTGMRDAINSANAGVSASIIKTGDGAYRLSLTASKTGEANAVSSVTVTGDDTLQGIVGFDATKTDAENPLTVSVKAQDAELTVNNVAITSSTNTISDALEGITLNLNDVTSGNQTLTITQDTSKASTAISNFVDAYNNLLDQFTSLTKYTAVDVGSDTQDSSNGALVGDSTLRTIQTQIKSLLTNTASSSTYKTLAQIGITSDPTSGELTLDSDKLKTELAKDPAGVKEMIVGDGKTTGITTKLATNLTGWLSSTGSIQSAKDGVSKTLNNLTEQYNNMNTRINALIARYKTQFTQLDVTMSSLNSTSDYLTQQFDNMTSSSSSK, translated from the coding sequence ATGACCACAATTTCTACCCTCGGTATCGGTTCAGGCCTCGATTTAAGTACCATCCTGGATAACTTAAGTACGGCAGAAAAAGCCTCTCTTACTCCTATATCTAATCAGCAGAGCGCTTATACCGCGAAGCTGAGCGCCTATGGCACGTTATCCAGCGCCCTGACCACCTTTCAGAGCGCCAATACCGCATTAAACAGCGCAGACTTATTTACCGCCACCAGCGCCACCAGCAGCAGTTCGGCGTTCAGTGCGACTACATCGGGCAGCACTATCGCCGGCAAATACAGCATCAGCGTGACGCAGCTGGCGCAGGCCCAAACCCTCACTTCCGGCGTGCAAAGCAGCAACACCACCGCGCTCGGCAGCTCCGATGCCAGCCGTACGCTATCCATCAAACTTTCAGATGGCACCAGCAAAGACATCACGCTGACCAGCGACCAAACCTCGCTGACCGGAATGCGCGATGCCATTAACAGCGCGAACGCCGGCGTCAGCGCCAGTATCATTAAAACCGGTGATGGCGCTTATCGTCTGTCACTGACCGCGTCGAAAACCGGTGAAGCCAATGCGGTTTCTTCCGTTACCGTGACCGGCGATGATACGCTGCAAGGCATTGTCGGCTTTGATGCCACAAAAACCGATGCGGAGAATCCGCTCACCGTTAGCGTAAAAGCGCAAGACGCCGAATTAACGGTCAACAATGTCGCGATCACCAGCAGCACCAACACCATTAGCGACGCGTTAGAAGGCATTACCCTGAACCTGAATGATGTCACCAGCGGCAACCAAACGCTCACCATCACCCAGGACACGTCTAAAGCCTCCACCGCGATCTCCAACTTTGTGGATGCTTACAACAATCTGCTGGACCAGTTCACCAGTCTGACCAAATACACCGCCGTTGATGTCGGTTCAGATACGCAGGACTCAAGTAATGGCGCACTGGTTGGCGACAGCACCCTGCGCACCATTCAAACGCAGATCAAAAGCCTGCTGACCAATACCGCCAGTTCTTCCACCTACAAAACCCTGGCGCAAATCGGCATCACCAGCGATCCCACTAGCGGTGAGCTGACGCTGGATTCAGACAAACTGAAAACTGAGTTGGCTAAAGATCCTGCCGGGGTAAAAGAGATGATTGTGGGTGACGGTAAAACCACCGGCATCACCACCAAACTGGCGACTAACCTGACCGGCTGGCTGTCGTCCACCGGTAGCATTCAGTCGGCGAAAGACGGTGTCAGTAAGACGCTGAACAACCTGACTGAGCAGTACAACAACATGAACACGCGTATCAACGCTCTGATTGCGCGTTACAAAACGCAGTTTACGCAACTCGACGTCACCATGAGCTCGCTGAACAGCACCAGCGATTACCTGACACAGCAGTTCGACAACATGACGTCGAGCAGCAGTTCTAAATAG
- a CDS encoding FliC/FljB family flagellin encodes MAQVINTNSLSLITQNNINKNQSALSTSIERLSSGLRINSAKDDAAGQAIANRFQSNITGLTQAARNANDGISAAQTTEGALSEINNNLQRVRELTVQSQNGTNSQSDLDSIQDEIKSRLDEIDRVSGQTQFNGVNVLSKDGTLKIQVGANDGQTINIDLKQIDSKTLGLNGFNVNGTGSIANKAATVSDLTAANGTLAAGEYTVTTDFDKLTADSAFAKLKDGDTVTLATGANAGTYTYDAANKNFSTTVTVATGADTTALGASLKADAGQTKSGTYTSSTGKVNFDTDASGNITIGGAAAYITTDGALTTNNVTGATAATMSDLFSKADTGATAATVSFDNKTYNFASGGNGVTYKDSVSSDALLADVKADATPTDVTIKFNSEALNYTATFTAGTSTDTYTDNDGALTTTASFNTKYKVDADTGSVTVSGGTGTGKYAANVGATAYVSSTGKLTTDTTSAGTATTDPLAALDSAISSIDKFRSSLGAIQNRLDSAVTNLNNTTTNLSEAQSRIQDADYATEVSNMSKAQIIQQAGNSVLAKANQVPQQVLSLLQG; translated from the coding sequence ATGGCCCAAGTCATTAATACCAACAGCCTCTCGCTGATCACACAGAACAACATCAACAAAAACCAGTCTGCGCTCTCTACCTCTATCGAGCGTCTGTCATCTGGTCTGCGTATTAACAGCGCAAAAGACGATGCAGCAGGTCAGGCGATTGCCAACCGCTTCCAGTCTAACATCACCGGCCTGACTCAGGCGGCGCGTAACGCCAACGACGGTATCTCTGCAGCGCAGACCACTGAAGGCGCACTGTCAGAAATCAACAACAACTTACAGCGTGTTCGTGAACTGACCGTACAGTCTCAGAACGGCACCAACAGCCAGTCTGACCTGGACTCAATTCAGGACGAAATCAAATCACGTCTGGACGAAATTGACCGCGTATCAGGTCAGACTCAGTTCAACGGCGTGAACGTACTGTCTAAAGACGGCACCCTGAAAATTCAGGTTGGCGCAAATGATGGCCAGACCATCAACATCGACCTGAAGCAGATTGACTCTAAGACTCTGGGCCTGAACGGTTTCAACGTGAATGGTACGGGTTCAATTGCTAACAAAGCGGCAACTGTAAGCGACCTGACCGCAGCAAACGGCACCTTGGCTGCTGGTGAATACACCGTTACTACTGATTTCGACAAATTAACTGCTGATTCTGCCTTCGCTAAACTGAAAGACGGCGACACAGTGACTTTGGCTACTGGTGCTAACGCAGGTACTTATACTTACGATGCTGCCAACAAAAACTTCTCTACCACTGTAACTGTTGCTACTGGTGCCGATACCACTGCACTTGGCGCAAGCTTGAAAGCTGACGCAGGTCAAACTAAATCAGGGACTTACACCTCTTCAACCGGCAAAGTTAACTTCGATACTGATGCATCAGGCAATATCACCATCGGCGGCGCAGCAGCATACATCACTACCGATGGCGCACTGACCACCAACAACGTTACTGGTGCAACTGCGGCGACCATGTCTGATTTGTTCTCTAAAGCGGATACAGGTGCTACTGCAGCAACCGTTAGCTTTGATAACAAAACTTACAACTTCGCAAGCGGCGGCAATGGCGTAACTTACAAAGATTCTGTTTCATCTGATGCGCTGCTGGCTGACGTTAAAGCTGATGCAACACCAACCGATGTGACTATCAAGTTTAATTCAGAAGCCTTGAACTACACTGCGACCTTCACTGCAGGTACTTCTACTGATACTTACACAGATAACGACGGTGCATTGACTACCACTGCATCTTTCAATACCAAGTATAAAGTTGATGCAGATACAGGTTCAGTAACTGTTTCTGGCGGTACTGGCACTGGTAAATATGCAGCTAATGTAGGTGCAACTGCATACGTTAGCTCTACCGGCAAACTGACCACTGACACCACCAGCGCAGGTACAGCAACAACCGATCCACTGGCCGCTCTGGACTCAGCTATCAGCAGCATCGATAAGTTCCGTTCAAGCCTGGGTGCGATTCAGAACCGTCTGGATTCAGCGGTAACTAACCTGAACAACACCACCACTAACCTGTCTGAAGCACAGTCTCGTATTCAGGATGCTGACTACGCAACTGAAGTTTCAAACATGTCTAAAGCACAGATCATCCAGCAGGCGGGTAACTCAGTGTTGGCTAAAGCTAACCAGGTTCCACAGCAGGTTCTGTCTCTGCTGCAGGGCTAA